From the genome of Marixanthomonas ophiurae, one region includes:
- a CDS encoding DUF302 domain-containing protein yields the protein MKKLLILALAITTFACSNDDNNAQVINNPQTPGLAYAVSDSDFTTTYSLLRSELQANPNISIIAEVNHTANAESIDKDLRNTRVIFFGNPALGTPLMQQNQLAGLDLPQKMLVYQDSDNNVFVSYNGTEYLAARHSGVGGAQTLQQIKSALANFTESATNGNVSENSSSGITNKQGIITLVSNNDFNSTYNNLRNAVVDNAALTLFAELNHQENAPNEEDLNPTRVIIFGNPELGTPLMQNAQTTAIDLPQKMLVWQEEDGQVNISYNDPIFFKERHGITNNDERLGQIKSALNNLAIDAAN from the coding sequence ATGAAAAAGCTTTTAATACTTGCTTTAGCGATTACAACTTTCGCGTGCAGTAATGATGACAACAATGCACAGGTGATTAATAACCCACAAACTCCGGGGCTGGCTTACGCTGTAAGTGACTCTGACTTCACTACAACTTATAGTTTACTGCGTAGCGAATTACAGGCAAATCCCAATATATCAATTATAGCCGAAGTAAATCACACGGCCAATGCAGAAAGTATCGACAAAGATTTACGAAACACACGGGTTATCTTCTTCGGAAACCCGGCTTTGGGAACTCCTTTAATGCAGCAAAATCAATTAGCAGGTCTTGATTTACCACAAAAAATGTTAGTGTATCAAGATTCAGACAACAATGTTTTTGTTTCATATAATGGAACGGAGTATTTAGCTGCAAGACACTCGGGTGTTGGCGGGGCTCAAACATTACAACAAATAAAAAGCGCCTTGGCTAATTTTACTGAAAGTGCAACCAATGGCAATGTTTCAGAAAATTCTAGTAGTGGAATTACCAATAAGCAAGGAATTATAACGTTAGTAAGTAATAATGATTTTAATTCTACATATAATAACCTAAGAAATGCAGTTGTAGATAATGCTGCTCTTACTCTTTTTGCAGAATTAAACCATCAAGAAAATGCACCCAATGAAGAGGATTTAAACCCTACACGGGTAATTATCTTCGGAAATCCAGAGCTAGGAACTCCTTTAATGCAAAATGCACAAACTACGGCAATTGACTTACCTCAAAAAATGCTGGTTTGGCAAGAAGAAGATGGTCAAGTTAATATTTCTTATAACGATCCTATTTTCTTTAAAGAAAGACACGGAATTACTAATAACGATGAACGTTTAGGACAAATTAAAAGTGCCCTAAATAATTTAGCGATAGACGCAGCAAATTAA
- the metK gene encoding methionine adenosyltransferase, translated as MAYLFTSESVSEGHPDKVADQISDALLDHFLAFDPESKVACETLVTTGQVVLAGEVKSDTYLDVQHIARDIINKIGYTKGAYQFSGDSCGVISLIHEQSQDINQGVDREDKEEQGAGDQGMMFGYATNETEHYMPLALEISHTILIELAKLRRDGKEIPYLRPDSKSQVTIEYSDDNVPQKIVSIVLSTQHDDFDEDEAMLNKIKKDIIEILIPKVKAKLPEYVQELFNDDIVYHINPTGKFVIGGPHGDTGLTGRKIIVDTYGGKGAHGGGAFSGKDPSKVDRSAAYAARHIAKNLVAAGVAEEVLIQVSYAIGVVEPTSILVNTHGTSKVDLTDGEIAKKVAEIFDMRPAAIEKRLKLRNPIYVETAAYGHMGRIPEKVTKIFESPYKGTIKKEVELFTWEKLDYVDTVRKAFNL; from the coding sequence ATGGCGTACTTATTTACTTCAGAAAGTGTTTCTGAAGGACACCCAGATAAAGTTGCAGATCAAATTAGCGACGCATTATTAGATCATTTCTTAGCCTTCGATCCCGAATCGAAAGTAGCCTGCGAAACCTTGGTAACAACAGGACAAGTAGTCCTTGCCGGAGAAGTGAAAAGCGACACCTACCTAGATGTACAACATATTGCAAGGGATATAATTAATAAAATTGGTTACACAAAAGGTGCCTATCAATTTAGCGGTGATTCTTGTGGAGTAATTTCATTGATTCACGAACAATCACAAGATATTAATCAAGGTGTTGACCGCGAAGACAAAGAAGAGCAAGGTGCTGGTGACCAAGGTATGATGTTTGGTTATGCTACCAACGAAACGGAGCACTATATGCCGTTAGCACTTGAAATTTCGCACACCATCCTTATTGAGTTGGCAAAATTGCGTCGGGATGGGAAAGAGATTCCTTATTTACGTCCTGATTCAAAAAGTCAAGTAACTATTGAATATAGTGATGATAATGTTCCGCAAAAAATAGTTTCTATTGTTTTATCAACGCAGCATGATGATTTTGACGAGGATGAAGCGATGTTGAACAAAATTAAAAAAGATATTATTGAAATTTTAATTCCGAAGGTAAAAGCAAAATTACCGGAGTATGTTCAAGAATTGTTTAATGATGATATTGTTTACCATATAAACCCAACTGGAAAGTTTGTAATTGGTGGTCCTCACGGAGACACCGGCTTAACTGGTAGAAAAATAATTGTTGATACTTACGGCGGAAAAGGTGCACACGGTGGTGGTGCTTTTAGTGGAAAAGACCCTAGTAAAGTTGATAGAAGTGCTGCTTACGCAGCAAGACATATTGCTAAAAACTTGGTAGCTGCTGGTGTTGCTGAAGAAGTATTAATTCAAGTAAGTTATGCCATTGGCGTTGTAGAACCCACTTCTATTTTAGTCAATACACACGGTACTTCTAAAGTTGATTTAACCGATGGTGAAATTGCTAAAAAAGTAGCTGAAATTTTCGATATGCGTCCTGCCGCAATTGAAAAACGATTGAAATTACGGAATCCAATTTATGTGGAAACTGCTGCTTATGGTCATATGGGGCGTATTCCAGAAAAGGTAACCAAAATTTTTGAAAGCCCTTACAAAGGGACTATTAAAAAAGAAGTAGAGCTTTTTACTTGGGAAAAACTAGATTATGTAGATACAGTGAGAAAAGCATTTAACCTTTAA
- a CDS encoding O-acetylhomoserine aminocarboxypropyltransferase/cysteine synthase family protein encodes MSTQKLATQSLHAGHDVTANGGTRAVPIYQSTSYVFNDSDHAANLFNLSEPGFIYTRINNPTNDILEQRLAALEGGIAAVTTASGTSAIATTLLTLLRAGDHIVASSSLYGGTYNLLNVTLPRLGITTTFVDANDTENFNRAVQENTRAIFVESLGNPKLDVLDIEAISEISKANKIPLLVDNTVATPALLNPIKYGANIIIHSLTKYINGNGTALGGAIIDAGTFDWTNGKFPEFTEPSPGYHGLVYSEALEEAAFIAKVRIEGLRDFGAALSPYNAFQILQGLETLKIRIKKHSENALELAKWLQNRSEVAWVNYPGLSDSNYFNLAKKYLPNGQSGVLTFGLKGGFGAAKKFVDATELFSLLANIGDTKSLIIHPASTTHQQLSDEQQETAGVTKDLIRLSVGLEAIEDLTDALEQAFKAINKTVLV; translated from the coding sequence ATGAGTACACAAAAATTAGCAACACAATCGTTGCACGCAGGACACGACGTAACAGCAAATGGAGGAACCCGAGCGGTGCCTATTTACCAATCTACTAGTTACGTTTTTAATGACAGCGACCACGCTGCAAATTTGTTCAACCTTTCGGAACCCGGATTTATTTACACCCGTATCAACAATCCCACAAACGACATTCTGGAACAGCGTTTGGCGGCATTGGAAGGAGGAATTGCAGCCGTAACAACCGCTTCGGGAACTTCGGCAATTGCTACAACATTGCTCACGTTATTGCGGGCTGGAGACCATATTGTAGCATCTAGTAGTTTGTATGGCGGAACGTATAATTTACTGAATGTTACACTGCCAAGATTGGGTATTACTACCACCTTTGTAGATGCAAATGATACTGAAAACTTTAATAGAGCGGTTCAAGAAAATACCCGAGCGATTTTTGTTGAATCGTTAGGAAACCCAAAATTGGATGTATTGGATATTGAAGCGATTTCTGAAATTTCAAAAGCGAATAAAATTCCGCTGTTAGTTGATAATACAGTTGCTACCCCGGCTTTATTAAATCCAATTAAGTACGGAGCCAATATTATTATTCATTCACTAACCAAATACATTAACGGAAACGGAACGGCTTTAGGAGGCGCTATAATTGATGCAGGAACGTTTGACTGGACCAACGGAAAATTCCCTGAATTTACTGAACCATCACCTGGTTATCATGGTTTAGTTTATTCCGAAGCATTAGAGGAGGCTGCTTTTATTGCGAAAGTTAGAATTGAAGGATTACGAGATTTTGGTGCGGCGTTGAGTCCGTATAACGCGTTTCAAATTTTGCAAGGTCTGGAAACGTTGAAAATCCGAATTAAAAAACATAGCGAAAATGCCCTAGAACTTGCCAAGTGGTTACAAAATAGAAGTGAAGTTGCTTGGGTAAATTACCCCGGACTTTCAGATAGTAATTACTTTAATTTGGCTAAAAAATATCTACCAAACGGTCAAAGCGGCGTGCTTACTTTCGGTTTAAAAGGTGGGTTTGGCGCTGCTAAAAAGTTTGTCGATGCTACTGAATTATTTTCTTTACTGGCGAATATTGGTGACACAAAATCATTGATAATTCATCCAGCAAGTACGACCCACCAACAGTTGAGTGATGAACAACAGGAAACAGCGGGTGTTACAAAAGATTTAATTCGGTTATCAGTAGGATTGGAAGCAATTGAGGATCTCACCGATGCTTTAGAACAAGCCTTTAAAGCTATCAACAAAACAGTCTTGGTTTAA
- a CDS encoding alpha/beta fold hydrolase gives MKLQTVHIPYTTQNENFSDTIPLSFEVFGPTLCEAPIVLVNHALTGNSSVTGENGWWDQLIGDEKCIDTKHYTVLAFNIPGNGYDGFLLENPEAFSLYDVAKLFLLAINQLQIKKIHVAIGGSLGGSIAWQMAVLRPNLFENVIPIATDWKATDWLLANCRVQKQILDNSENPVHDARIHAMTLYRTPESFKQKFNRSINEKLHVFNVESWLLHHGKKLQTRFQLKAYKMMTHLLTTVNIAKETGNFLSAVRNIQGNVHLVGVDTDLFFTNKEIKDTYQIYKTIKNNVYYHEIHSIHGHDAFLIEFEQLQTILQPIFQKKNTNYEHHNHRQKNTRETTSVN, from the coding sequence ATGAAATTACAAACGGTACATATACCATACACAACACAAAACGAGAATTTTTCGGATACCATTCCGCTAAGCTTCGAGGTTTTTGGACCTACTTTATGTGAAGCACCTATTGTTTTGGTAAACCATGCGTTGACTGGAAACAGTTCAGTTACGGGAGAAAACGGCTGGTGGGACCAACTTATTGGTGATGAAAAATGTATTGATACTAAACACTACACGGTACTTGCTTTTAATATTCCCGGAAATGGCTACGATGGATTTCTACTTGAAAACCCCGAAGCATTTTCATTATACGATGTTGCAAAGCTATTTCTATTAGCAATCAATCAATTGCAAATTAAAAAGATTCATGTTGCTATTGGCGGTTCACTGGGGGGGAGTATTGCTTGGCAAATGGCAGTATTACGTCCTAATCTGTTTGAAAATGTTATCCCGATAGCGACCGATTGGAAAGCGACGGATTGGCTGTTGGCAAATTGCCGAGTACAAAAACAAATTTTAGATAACTCTGAAAATCCTGTTCATGATGCTCGTATTCATGCGATGACTTTGTACCGCACTCCAGAATCGTTTAAGCAGAAATTCAACCGAAGCATAAATGAGAAACTACATGTTTTTAATGTGGAAAGCTGGTTATTACATCATGGCAAAAAGTTACAAACCCGATTTCAATTAAAAGCCTATAAAATGATGACTCATCTTTTAACGACTGTCAACATTGCAAAAGAAACGGGGAATTTCCTTTCTGCAGTAAGAAATATACAAGGCAATGTCCATTTAGTAGGCGTTGACACAGACCTCTTTTTTACAAATAAAGAAATTAAAGACACGTATCAAATCTATAAAACCATAAAAAATAATGTCTATTATCACGAAATACATTCGATACACGGCCACGATGCTTTTTTAATAGAATTTGAGCAGTTACAAACCATTTTACAACCCATATTTCAGAAAAAAAATACAAATTATGAGCACCATAACCATAGACAAAAGAATACAAGAGAAACCACTTCAGTTAATTGA